The Helianthus annuus cultivar XRQ/B chromosome 16, HanXRQr2.0-SUNRISE, whole genome shotgun sequence genome includes a window with the following:
- the LOC110920224 gene encoding uncharacterized protein LOC110920224, translating into MDRQMVEGDYRGWRWQKVVVMDRWWKEVVDSGLENRRRNGRGSSDNNNKKKAPAAHKSPVFDCDCFDYYTNYWFRWDTSVNRELIHQVIEAIEENFTSSEQVNCRGRKPNQKKEKASHRRFAGKALNPPPEVSVSPPYDISLVEECAKEEHEVVEESPETDATARRGLPEVKGLFNWRLWGLWSP; encoded by the exons ATGG ATAGACAAATGGTGGAGGGTGATTACAGAGGTTGGAGGTGGCagaaggtggtggtgatggatcGATGGTGGAAGGAGGTGGTCGACAGTGGTTTGGAAAATAGAAGAAGAAATGGAAGAGG ATCATCTGATaataacaataagaagaaagctccGGCCGCACACAAATCTCCGGTATTCGACTGCGATTGCTTCGATTATTACACGAACTACTGGTTCCGGTGGGACACGTCTGTTAACCGAGAGCTAATTCATCAAGTAATTGAAGCTATTGAAGAAAACTTTACCAGTAGTGAACAGGTTAACTGTCGCGGCCGTAAACCTAACCAGAAGAAAGAGAAGGCGAGTCATCGGAGGTTCGCCGGAAAAGCTTTAAATCCTCCGCCAGAGGTTTCGGTTTCGCCTCCGTACGACATCTCATTagttgaagaatgtgcaaaggaAGAACATGAGGTAGTGGAGGAGTCGCCGGAGACGGATGCAACGGCGAGAAGAGGACTTCCGGAAGTGAAAGGGTTGTTTAACTGGCGTTTGTGGGGACTTTGGAGTCCGTGA
- the LOC110917345 gene encoding F-box/FBD/LRR-repeat protein At1g13570, producing MKLTHRKRKASKFAPQDFISSMPDNVVTNILDRLPVRHAVRTSILSRSWRFKWTMLSQLEFDRVFFGCLMQHKGENDCGGVISRLLLHIEGVIEKFVLSMFDVKHINYRVENINHWILFLSTKRIKDLTLDIGNWTPVKMPTHLFSCVELKHLKLRNCSFNPPSTFHGFPNLLSLELYMVRFKSGELGEILTRCPLLETLDLGYLYSTRSVKLVEIAKSENLKTLSLRLCDLDTETIISSSTIFELVGFLPKLEELSLDFAKCQLTEAGAKKKFPTASLKTLTLSRIDLSNVHMRSCVFEVIRNFPNLQTLIISSIYRKTDSVPIPEEYNTTGLRRVVFECLEGSENEVYLIKYLLLCSPFLEKVVIRGGEWFMSRKRLKFARKVLKLHRASTVAEIDFK from the exons ATGAAACTCACTCACCGGAAACGTAAAGCATCCAAGTTTGCACCCCAAGATTTTATTAGCAGCATGCCAGATAACGTGGTAACAAATATCCTGGATCGATTGCCAGTACGACATGCAGTGCGGACTAGTATCTTGTCAAGAAGCTGGAGGTTTAAGTGGACTATGCTTAGCCAACTCGAATTTGATCGGGTGTTCTTTGGGTGTTTAATGCAACATAAAGGCGAAAATGATTGTGGGGGGGTTATAAGTAGGCTTCTTCTTCATATTGAAGGTGTCATAGAAAAGTTTGTCCTCTCTATGTTCGATGTTAAACATATTAATTATCGTGTTGAAAATATTAACCACTGGATTTTGTTCCTATCCACAAAAAGGATTAAGGATCTCACCCTTGATATTGGGAATTGGACACCAGTGAAGATGCCTACCCATCTTTTCTCTTGTGTAGAGTTGAAACATTTGAAACTTCGTAACTGTTCTTTCAATCCTCCATCTACTTTTCATGGTTTTCCAAATCTATTGAGCTTAGAATTGTATATGGTACGATTCAAAAGTGGCGAACTTGGGGAGATTCTTACTCGGTGCCCCTTACTTGAGACTTTGGACCTCGGTTATCTATATTCTACACGCAGCGTGAAACTAGTTGAGATTGCAAAATCTGAAAATCTCAAAACGTTATCTTTGAGATTATGTGATCTTGACACTGAGACAATCATAAGTTCGAGTACTATCTTTGAGCTTGTGGGGTTTCTTCCAAAACTTGAAGAACTAAGTTTGGATTTTGCAAAGTGCCAG TTGACAGAAGCTGGTGCTAAAAAGAAGTTCCCTACCGCGTCTCTCAAGACTCTTACATTATCAAGAATAGATTTAAGCAACGTTCATATGCGATCATGTGTTTTTGAAGTGATTAGAAACTTCCCAAATTTGCAGACCCTTATAATCTCATCAATTTATCGT AAAACCGACTCAGTTCCAATACCAGAAGAGTATAACACAACGGGGCTTCGCAGGGTGGTGTTTGAATGTTTGGAAGGTTCGGAGAATGAAGTGTATTTGATAAAGTATTTGCTTCTGTGTTCTCCTTTCCTAGAAAAAGTTGTTATTCGTGGGGGGGAATGGTTTATGTCCCGCAAAAGGTTGAAGTTTGCTAGGAAGGTTTTGAAGCTACATCGAGCCTCTACTGTAGCTGAAATTGATTTTAAATAA
- the LOC110920223 gene encoding F-box/FBD/LRR-repeat protein At1g13570 has translation MARQASEFTPEDFISIMPDNVVTNILDRLPLQVAVRTGILSKHWRFKWTMLSQLSIDEEFFKYLILEKGVNNFGEIISKLIFHLNGTITKCFLFLYEMDVEDINRWISILSKKKVIDLAIKNWSKTQLDLSTHLFSCLELKHLKLHKSIFNPPSRFHGFPNLLSLELRMVQFGISDFGEFFTRCPLLEILNVDHSVSKGNIKLVEIAKLKNLKVLSLSLCDLDTPTIISSHNIFELVGFLPKLQELGLDFQDYKLADGALMEFPTAFPRLKALKLSRIYLGNGIMLSCAFEMIKHFPNLQTLDLENTAIQRDADPIPEVDYRHTLGLRGVVFRSFEGSESEVCLINYILACSPFLKEIAIHPRVDLEHTKQMMFARKLLKLPRASPLAEIDFYPF, from the exons ATGGCACGTCAAGCATCTGAGTTTACACCAGAAGATTTTATTAGCATTATGCCGGATAACGTGGTAACTAACATTCTAGATCGATTGCCATTACAAGTTGCGGTGAGGACTGGTATTTTGTCAAAACACTGGAGGTTTAAATGGACTATGCTTAGCCAACTTTCAATTGATGAGGAGTTCTTTAAGTATTTAATACTAGAAAAAGGCGTAAATAATTTTGGGGAAATAATAAGTAAGCTTATTTTTCATCTTAATGGTACCATAACAAAGTGTTTCCTTTTCCTCTACGAAATGGATGTTGAAGATATTAATCGCTGGATTTCAATCTTGTCCAAGAAAAAAGTTATCGATCTCGCTATTAAAAATTGGTCTAAAACACAACTTGACTTGTCTACACATCTTTTCTCTTGTTTAGAGTTGAAACATTTGAAACTTCACAAGTCTATTTTCAATCCTCCATCTAGATTTCATGGTTTTCCGAACCTATTGAGCTTAGAGTTGCGTATGGTACAGTTTGGAATTAGCGACTTTGGTGAGTTTTTTACTCGGTGTCCCTTACTTGAGATTTTGAACGTCGATCATTCTGTTTCTAAAGGTAACATAAAATTAGTAGAGATTGCAAAGCTTAAAAATCTCAAAGTATTATCTTTGTCATTGTGTGATCTTGACACTCCGACGATCATAAGTTCCCACAATATCTTTGAGCTTGTGGGCTTTCTTCCAAAACTTCAAGAGCTTGGTTTGGATTTTCAAGACTACAAG TTGGCAGACGGTGCTCTAATGGAGTTCCCCACCGCCTTTCCTCGCCTCAAGGCTCTTAAACTATCAAGAATATATTTAGGCAATGGTATTATGTTATCATGTGCTTTTGAAATGATCAAACACTTCCCAAATCTGCAGACCCTCGACCTTGAGAACACAGCAATTCAACGT GATGCTGACCCAATTCCAGAGGTAGATTACCGCCACACATTGGGGCTTCGGGGTGTGGTGTTTAGATCCTTTGAAGGTTCAGAGAGTGAAGTGTGTTTGATAAATTATATACTCGCTTGTTCGCCTTTTCTAAAAGAGATTGCTATTCATCCCCGGGTGGATCTAGAACACACTAAACAGATGATGTTTGCTAGGAAGTTGTTGAAGCTCCCTCGAGCCTCCCCGTTAGCTGAAATCGATTTCTACCCTTTTTAG